One region of Flavobacterium sp. GSB-24 genomic DNA includes:
- a CDS encoding ATP-binding protein has translation MIVLIVVASFLLASISIIQFKTEAKEYHQERLERKENAVKEHINYVLSTTTYPLKTQNLDLIFKDKIHELAQIHKIEINIYSLDGKLLKSSKESFAVDKIAPPIPEYILKLVRSSIEKRFVDIKTIDGVKNRSSYSLIKDEKFKPLGILNLPYLEDDGYYDNELNTFLIRLSQVYSFMLIVAFALAYFLSTYITKSLKTISDRLEETNLDQKNEKIVLEANSKEVNFLIKAYNGMVDKLETSAIKLAQSEREEAWREMAKQVAHEIKNPLTPMRLTVQSFQRKFDPNDPDVKQKMNDYSETLIQQIDTMTAVASAFSNFASMPAQQNETLNVVEVVELALDIFNEDYIVFEKDEEEIISKMDRTQLIRVITNLVKNATQAIPESQFQKSIVVTVKRRNNNVEIAVKDNGIGIQKQDIGRIFEPKFTTKTSGMGLGLGIIKNIIENYKGTITFESTYGKGTTFRVSLPITNS, from the coding sequence ATGATTGTATTGATTGTTGTAGCATCTTTTTTATTGGCTTCGATTTCGATTATTCAGTTTAAAACTGAAGCTAAAGAATATCATCAGGAACGTTTAGAACGAAAAGAAAATGCTGTAAAAGAACATATCAATTATGTTCTGTCTACTACAACTTATCCGCTTAAAACCCAAAATCTCGATTTAATTTTCAAAGATAAAATCCACGAATTAGCGCAGATTCATAAAATCGAAATCAACATTTACAGTCTTGACGGGAAACTTCTAAAATCTTCAAAAGAATCTTTTGCTGTTGATAAAATTGCACCGCCAATTCCCGAATATATTCTGAAATTAGTTCGTTCTTCTATTGAAAAGCGTTTTGTGGATATTAAAACCATTGACGGAGTTAAAAACAGATCATCCTACAGTTTAATAAAAGACGAAAAATTTAAACCACTCGGAATTTTAAACCTTCCCTATTTAGAAGACGACGGCTATTACGATAATGAGCTGAATACCTTTTTAATCCGCTTAAGCCAGGTTTATTCTTTTATGCTGATTGTGGCTTTTGCATTGGCGTATTTCCTTTCGACCTACATCACAAAATCGCTAAAAACCATTTCCGACAGATTGGAAGAAACCAATTTAGATCAGAAAAATGAAAAAATTGTATTAGAAGCGAATAGTAAAGAGGTCAACTTCTTGATTAAAGCGTATAACGGAATGGTCGACAAACTCGAAACAAGTGCGATCAAACTTGCCCAAAGTGAACGTGAAGAAGCTTGGCGTGAAATGGCAAAACAAGTCGCGCATGAAATCAAGAATCCGCTTACGCCGATGCGTTTAACGGTTCAGAGTTTTCAAAGAAAATTTGATCCAAATGATCCTGATGTGAAGCAGAAGATGAACGATTACTCAGAAACCTTAATTCAGCAGATTGATACGATGACGGCGGTGGCTTCGGCATTTTCGAACTTTGCTTCGATGCCGGCGCAGCAAAACGAAACGTTGAATGTTGTTGAGGTTGTCGAATTAGCTCTCGATATTTTTAATGAAGATTATATTGTTTTTGAAAAAGACGAAGAAGAAATTATTTCAAAAATGGACCGTACGCAGTTGATCCGTGTGATTACCAATTTGGTTAAAAACGCAACGCAGGCCATTCCCGAAAGTCAGTTTCAAAAATCGATTGTAGTTACAGTAAAAAGGCGAAATAATAATGTTGAGATTGCTGTAAAAGACAACGGAATCGGAATCCAGAAACAAGATATCGGCCGAATCTTCGAGCCAAAATTTACGACCAAAACCAGTGGTATGGGACTTGGACTCGGAATTATCAAAAACATTATCGAAAATTACAAAGGAACAATTACCTTTGAGTCAACTTACGGAAAAGGAACCACATTTAGGGTTTCTTTGCCCATTACTAACTCTTAA
- a CDS encoding enoyl-CoA hydratase-related protein, whose product MDYENILISIEEKIATITINRPTKLNALNKATISDLSKAVKLLSKNDDVRVIVLTGSGEKAFVAGADISEFANYTIVEGAQLAAEGQESLFDFIENLKKPVIAAVNGFALGGGLELAMACHFRVASDNAKMGLPEVTLGLIPGYGGTQRLPQLVGKGRAMEMIMTAAMISAEEAKQYGLVNHVVPQAELLSFTNVIAHKIIKNAPFAISKAIKAINANFEDGKNGFDTEIKSFGKCFGTQDFKEGTTAFLEKRKAEFTGK is encoded by the coding sequence ATGGACTACGAAAATATCTTAATTTCTATCGAAGAAAAAATAGCAACGATCACAATTAACAGACCAACAAAACTGAATGCTTTAAACAAAGCGACCATTAGTGATTTGAGCAAGGCAGTTAAATTATTAAGTAAAAATGACGATGTTCGTGTAATTGTCTTAACTGGAAGCGGTGAAAAAGCCTTTGTAGCCGGAGCCGATATTTCTGAATTTGCTAATTATACCATTGTCGAAGGCGCGCAATTAGCAGCTGAAGGTCAGGAATCTTTATTTGATTTTATTGAAAATCTAAAGAAACCAGTTATTGCAGCCGTTAACGGTTTTGCTTTAGGCGGTGGATTAGAACTGGCAATGGCTTGTCATTTTAGAGTGGCTTCAGACAATGCAAAAATGGGATTACCAGAAGTAACTTTAGGATTAATTCCAGGTTATGGAGGAACGCAGCGTTTACCTCAATTAGTGGGTAAAGGACGTGCAATGGAAATGATCATGACTGCTGCTATGATTTCTGCAGAAGAAGCCAAACAATACGGTTTAGTAAATCATGTTGTGCCTCAGGCAGAACTATTATCATTTACAAATGTAATTGCTCATAAAATCATTAAAAATGCTCCGTTTGCAATTAGTAAAGCGATAAAAGCCATCAATGCCAACTTTGAAGACGGTAAAAACGGATTTGATACTGAAATTAAATCGTTCGGAAAATGTTTCGGAACTCAGGATTTTAAAGAAGGAACAACAGCTTTCTTAGAAAAACGTAAAGCTGAATTTACAGGAAAATAG